One Falsihalocynthiibacter arcticus DNA segment encodes these proteins:
- a CDS encoding DUF1289 domain-containing protein, which produces MTDIWKRDEPESPCINICVIHSKAEICTGCLRTLNEIADWSGMDAAGRQAILDALPPRIELLKQRRGGRAARLKERG; this is translated from the coding sequence ATGACGGATATTTGGAAACGAGACGAGCCTGAATCGCCCTGTATCAACATCTGTGTGATCCATTCCAAGGCCGAAATTTGCACGGGGTGTTTGCGCACTTTGAATGAAATCGCCGACTGGAGCGGGATGGATGCGGCGGGTCGGCAGGCCATTTTAGACGCCCTGCCCCCGCGTATCGAGTTGCTCAAGCAACGGCGGGGTGGTCGTGCCGCGCGCCTCAAGGAACGTGGCTAG
- the ruvX gene encoding Holliday junction resolvase RuvX, whose product MILELIEEFAPQVPTMRPIAGLDFGDKTIGVALSDRMLNIATPLETIRRKKFTLDAEALLALLAKNEVGGIVLGFPRNMDGSEGPRCQKTRAFARNLERLTPLPITYWDERLSTVAAERALLLADVSRAKRADVIDHVAAGFILQGALDRLSHLRRQ is encoded by the coding sequence ATGATTTTAGAACTGATCGAAGAGTTCGCGCCGCAAGTGCCGACCATGCGCCCGATTGCGGGTTTGGATTTTGGCGACAAAACCATCGGTGTGGCGCTCTCGGATCGCATGCTCAACATCGCCACCCCGCTTGAAACCATCCGTCGCAAGAAATTCACCCTCGACGCTGAAGCGCTGCTGGCCTTGCTGGCCAAAAACGAAGTCGGCGGCATTGTCCTTGGATTTCCACGCAATATGGATGGCTCTGAGGGGCCGCGCTGTCAAAAAACGCGGGCTTTTGCGCGCAATTTGGAACGGCTCACCCCCCTGCCCATCACCTATTGGGACGAGCGCCTGTCTACCGTCGCCGCCGAGCGCGCGCTGTTGCTTGCGGATGTGTCACGGGCCAAACGCGCCGATGTGATCGACCATGTGGCGGCTGGATTTATCCTTCAGGGCGCGTTGGACCGATTGAGCCACCTGAGGCGCCAATGA